Below is a genomic region from Escherichia ruysiae.
GCTGCCGGTAATGCGCGGATTCGCGTCTGGCGATATTGCCCAAACAAGGCAGTCAACTGCGACTGAGAAAGAATAGCTGCCATCTGGGTGGCAAGCGTCACCAGAAAAGATTCTTCACTTTCGTTGTACTGCCGCAACTCTCGTTGCTGTACCACCAGTACACCAAGTAACTGGCGACGTTGAATAATTGGCACGCCTAAAAACGCGCGGAAACGTTCTTCTTTTACGGAGGGGATATATTTGAAGCTGGGGTGTTTTTGCGCATCCGCAAGGTTTATCGGTTCCGCCAGCCTGCCAACCAGGCCGACGATCCCTTCATCAAACGCGAGCGTTACGGTGCGACCACGTGGCTTTTTTAATCCTCGGGTCGCCATCAGGTAGTAACAACGTCGGTCGTGATCGGCCAGGTAGACCGAACAGACCTCGGTATCCATCGCAAGACAGATGTCGGTAACCAGAATATTTAACGCCTCATTCAGGCGTGGTGCGCTGGCTACCTTTTCGACTATTTCACGCAGGCGAGTGAGCATAATGGGCGTGACTTAACCTCTTTTACGTCGATAAGCAGATACGTTTTGTGGTTTAGGCGTATTTTCTTGCAGCGCCATCACAACACTTGCGAACTCTTTCATTACCCTACGGTAGACATCACGTTTAAATGACACCACCTGTCTGACCGGATACCAGTAACTTACCCATCGCCAGCCGTCAAACTCTGGTGTACTGCTGGTTTGCATATTGATTTCCGCATCGCCGCTCACCAGCTGCAAGAGAAACCATTTTTGTTTTTGGCCGATACAAACCGGCTTCGTGTCCCAACGCACCAAACGTTTCGGTAATTTGTAGCGCAACCAGTTACGCGTTGAAGCAAGGATTCGAACGTCTTTACGGCTTAATCCTACTTCTTCAAACAATTCACGGTACATCGCCTGTTCTGCGGATTCTCCGGGATTAATTCCGCCTTGCGGAAATTGCCAGGAGTGCTGACCAAATCGCCGGGCCCACATCACTTGCCCCTGACGATTACAAATCACGATACCTACGTTTGGGCGGTAGCCATCGTCATCAATCACCGGACTACCTCAAAATAAAGCTTTATATACGAATGATTGTTTCATACTCCAGGAAGACGGTAAACCACTCTCTGCAGGGCATTACACACTAATAACAATTGAATAACTCACAGTTAAGTGCAGAGTTATAAACAGAGGACGGGGTGGATAGCCGTTTTTATTCACCTTTTCTGTGGATAGAGTTGTGAAGAACTACGGAATTACCACGGG
It encodes:
- the rppH gene encoding RNA pyrophosphohydrolase; the protein is MIDDDGYRPNVGIVICNRQGQVMWARRFGQHSWQFPQGGINPGESAEQAMYRELFEEVGLSRKDVRILASTRNWLRYKLPKRLVRWDTKPVCIGQKQKWFLLQLVSGDAEINMQTSSTPEFDGWRWVSYWYPVRQVVSFKRDVYRRVMKEFASVVMALQENTPKPQNVSAYRRKRG